Genomic segment of Arthrobacter antioxidans:
GCCGAGGACCGGCAGGACGGTGACGAAGGGCAGGCTGCGGGCCTGCAGGGTCAGGGCGGAGGTGTGCGCGGCCAGGGGCGCCCAGCTCACCAGGGCGACAGCGAGGGCGGCGCCTCCAATGGATGCGCCGGAGATCGCGGCGACGATGATCCCGGTGATGACGGGCGGGGCGGCGTTGGCGACCTCGAGCGGACCGGTTCCCAGGCGCGGCAGGGAGCCGATCAGGACACCGATCAGCAGGGACACGAGGACGACGACGAGGGCTGTCCCCACGGTGGTCACGGTGCCGTGTCCTACGCGGGCGAGCAGATCGCGGCCGCTGGCATCCGCCCCGAACGGTAGAGCCCAGCTCGGCGACGCGAGCCGCGGGTGAGCTGAGGCGAACGGGTCGCGGAGGACACCTGCGACGGTGATCAGCCCGAGCAGTGTCGCTGCCCCCAGGGGTACGGCGACGTCCCGTCGGTGGAAGACGGGAGGGACGACGGCGACGGGGATCACGCCCAGCCGTCCGGCCGGTCCGAGCAGCGCCTTGCGGATCAGTGCCGCGGCAATGCCGGCCGTGATCGCCAGGACGAGGAGGGCGAGGACTCCGGCCTGCAGCACGGGGATGTCCTGCGACGTGGCGGCACCGAGGGTTGCCCGGCCGATCCCGGGGATGGCGAAGACCCGTTCGACGGCGACCGCCCCGCCGGTGAGCCCGACGACGACCAGGGCCGCCTGGCTGGAGACCGTCGGCAATGCCCGCCGCAGGAGACCGACAGCGACCTGGCGGCGGGTAAAGCCAGCCGACAGCCACGCGGACACCCACTGTTCATCGCCGGCGGAGCTGATGGCGTCGGCCAGAAGTTTGCCCATCAGCCCTCCGGCCGGCAGGCCCAGGGCCAGGGACGGCAGGACCGCGTAGTGCAGTCCCAGCCACCCCGACGGCGGGAACCAGCCCAACCAGACCGCGCCGATGACCAGGAACAGGGAGGCCAGCAGGAAATCGGGCAGGGAGGTCGCCGTCGTCGCGAGAAGCCCGGCCCCTCGCCGCCGCTCACCGCGGGAGCCGCGCAGGAGTGCGGGCAGCGCGAACAACCCGGCAATCAGCAGTGCCATGACACCGGCGCAGATCATGAGCGTCACGGACACAGCCAGGGCTGTAAGGGTTCCTGGCAGAACCGGGGAGGTGGAGATCCAGGATCGGCCGAAGTCCCCGGTGAGGATCCCGGCGAACCAGTCGAGGAAGACCAGGATCGGGCCCCGGTCCAGGCCGAGTTCGGCCCGGACCATCGCCAGCGATTCAGGCGTTGCTTCCAGGTCGGCGTACCGGGCCCGCAGGACCGTGTACTCAGGGCTCTGCCCGGAGAGCCAGGGCAGCATCCCGATCACCATGACGACGGCCAGCAGGGCCCCCGCCCGGGACAGTCCGACCAGGACCGCGCTGGCAGGGAATGCCCTGGTAGGGAACCGCGTCACTGCTCGACGCGGGTGTCGCCGGTCACCAGGGACCGCTCCCGGGGGTCCCGGGCTGCGCCGTCCACACCTGCGGCTTCACCCTGGATGACGCGCTCGTGCAGCATCGGGATCGCCGCGTCCCGGGCGAGGATCTCCGCCTCGGCGGCGATGATCGCCTTCCGCCGTTCGGCGCCCGCCGGGATGGCGGCGGCTTTCTGCAGGGCTTCGTCGACGGCCGGGTCGCAGAACTGCGAGATATTGAAGGACCCTTCGCAGGCGAAGTCGCTGTACATATAGGCCACAGGATCCCCGGAGTCGAGCACCGTGGCCCGGGACAGGATGAACGCGTCGAACGCCCCGTCCAGTGCATCGGCCTCGATGAACTGGTACTCCCTCACGTCCTGCTCGACGACGAAACCGGCCGCTTCGAGCTGCTGCTCGAGATGCACGGCGACCTCGGGAAGTTCCGCACGATCCGTGAACGTGCCCAAGCTGATCCGCACCCCGTCGACAGCTGCCGGCTCGGGCCGATGCTCGAGGATTCCCTGGTAGCCAGCGTCGCGTTCCTCTGCGGCCCACGGCAGGGCGGGCCCGAGGAGTCTTTCGGCGATGTCCGCACGGCCCTCGTACACGTTCGCGACGATCGTCGCCCGATCGATGGCCTCCCGAGCCGCGGCACGCACGGCGGGGTCCGCGAACGGGCCCGATTCCGTGTTCAGGTACAGGGTGTTCGTGCGCGGCATCGGTACCTCGAACACGAGGTCCTCGTCGATCTGCGCGACCTGACTGACCGGGATGGACTCGACGACGTCAGCGGTGCCTGCGCGCAGGGCGGCGGCGCGGGCGGTGCCGTCCGGCACGAACTGGACGTCGATGCCGGACGAGGCAGCGAGTTCACCCCAGTAGTCCTCGTTCCGGTCCAGGGTCGCACTGGAGGTGCCGTCCAGTGCGGTCAGGACGAACGGACCGGTGCCGGTGCCACGCGCATCGACCGTGTCGCCGTCGTAGGCGCCGGCGGCCAGGATGGAGAGCTGGGGGCTGGACATGCGCTGCGGCACGAGCGGGTCCTCGACCGCCGTCGTGACGGTCACCGTCATCTCCTCGGTGGCCGCAGCGGTCAGGTCGACGCCGTCCAGGATCCGCGGGGTGGGTGACGCGCCCGCGGCCGCGGTCAGGGACCGGGCGACGTCCTCGGCGGTCAGCGGGGTGCCGTCGTGGAAGCTCACCCCGTCGCGGACGGTGAACGTCCATTCCGTTGGAGCGGTCTGTTCCCACTCCGACGCCAGGGATGGCTGGGCCTCTCCCAGGTCATCGAGGATGACGAGCGTCTCGGCCGCGGACCAGCGTGAGAGCTTGAAGGCGTCATCGCTGAGCGGGGTGAGGCCCGATCGGGGTGGCTGCATATGAACGATCGAGATACGGCCGTCATCCGTCTCTTCCGTAGCAGCGGTCGACTCGGAAGGCCCGGTCGAGAAGCAGCCCGACAGGGCGAGGCAACTGATGGTCGAGACAGCGACAAGGGCGAGGGAGGGGCGGTGGGTCATGACTGGACCTTCTGATCGGGAACGGATGGAAGAACGGGCGGAAGAACGGGACGTGCAGGACGTCCGGGAGGTGCGGGATGCACGGAGGTGGCGGGGAGGAAGCGGGGAAGCAGTGTCGCGCTGACGAGGGCCAGGAGGATGAGGAGCACCCAACTGCAGGTGCTGCCGAGGGTGTCGCGGAGGACACCGGTCAGGCCGTTGCCCGTCAGCACGGCGATGCCACCGCAGCTGGCGAGGAGGCCGTAGTAGGCGCCCAGTGGCTGGTGGCCTGCGAAGCGGTGGACCTGTCGCATGCCGGCGGGTCCGACGAGCATATGCCCCAGACCGAGAAGGGTGACGAGGGCGACCGGTCCGGTCAGCACGGGGAGCCCTGGCAGAAGATGCAGTCCGGTACGTCCGAGGAGGATGATCGACGCGAATCCTGCCGCGATGCAGATGAAGCCGGTGCGCAGAGCAGCAGTTGGGCCGAGGCGGGTGGCCAGGGCGGACATCGGCAGCTGCAGCGCGATGGTCAGGACCGAGGCAATGGCGAACAGGATGGCCAGCGACCCGACGCCAGAGTCACCCTGGCCGAGTTCGAGCGGGAGGGCGAAGTACAGCTGGTTGTAGGCCAGCAGGTTCACGCCGAACAGTGCGGCAAAGAGAACGAACCGGCGATCCTCCAGACAGGCGAACGCACCGCGCATCCCTGAGGTGTCAGGCTCAGGCTCAGGTTCGCCACCGTTCCCGGTCGAACCGGCGTGGTGTGGCAGGAGGACCCAGAGCGTGGCACCGACGGCAAGGAAGAGGCCCCCGGCCGATGCGGCGACCACCGGGAACCCGAAGGGCAGAAGACCGAGGCCGATGAGGGGCCCGGCAACAGCGCCGATCTCCCCGATCAGCACGAGCCAGGCGAACACATTGTGCGGCGGGGTGCCTTGTCCTCCGCTGTCTGTCGTGGTTGCTGAGGTGCGGGCACGATCGAGTGTGCCGACGAGCCCTTCGATGGCCGGTGAGAAGAAAGCACCGCCAACACCCGTGAGCACGGCGCTGAGCAGGAAGGGCCAGAAGCTGTCGGAGGCCGCGAGCCCGAAGTATCCGGCGGCGCGGATAACGCAGCCGGTGAGGATGCTGCGGCGTGACCCCCAACGGTCGGCGATGACCCCGCCGAGCAGGAACATGCCCTGCTGGCTGAAGGTCCGCGCGCCCAGGACGAGACCGACCGCCGCGGCACCAAGACCGAGGTCCTCGCTCATGACGAGGGCAAGGAAGGGGACGACCGCGTAGAAGCCGATGTTGAACACCAGCTGGGTGGGCAGGAGCAAGGACACCGAGGCGGAGTTCCTCGGAGGAGTGCTACCGGTCATCGATCGACAGCCCCCGGTAACAGTCGTGCGGCATTGAGTTCGCGGGTCGCCTCGTGCTGCGGATCATCGAGGATCTGCTCGGTGGGTCCTTCTTCCACGATCCGGCCGTCGGCCAGGACCGCGGTCCTGGCGCACACGGCGGCGATCGCGTCGAGGTCATGGGAGACGAACAGCAACCCCATCCCCTGATCGCTGATCAGCATCTGCAGGACATCGAGCACCTGATTGCGTAACGGCAGGTCCAGCCCGCTCACCGGCTCGTCCGCGAGGATGATCATCGGGGAGACCACGAGGGCGCGGGCGATCGCCACACGCTGGTTCTGCCCGCCGGACAGTTCGGAGGGCCGCTTCCCGGAAGCCGCCGCGGGAAGCTCCACCCGGGACAGTGCGTCGCGGATCCGGGTGGAGTGGTGGCCGTCGACGCCGAGGCAGACCAGGGGTTCACGCAGGAGCTGGTCGACGGTCATCCTGGGATCGAGACTGCTCGCGGGATCCTGGGGTACGTACTGCACCTGTTGCCGGTACCAGCGGAGCGACGTCAGCGACCCGGGTCGGATCGCCTGGTCCTGCAGGGTCACCGACCCGGAGTCCGGTGTCTCGAGGGCCAACAATGTGCGCAGAAGCGTCGACTTTCCAGAGCCGGAGCCGCCGACAAGTCCGACGCTGCTGCCGCCGGAAACCTGCAGCGACACCCCATGAAGGACCTCCGTCGCCGCACTCCTGCGGAAGGCCCGCCCGGGCCGCGACAGTGAGAGCCGTAGATCCCGTGCCGTGAGCGTCGCGGTAGGAGTGGAAGTCATGCGGCCGTGATACCTTCCCCGCCAGGCGCAGGCCGTGCGGACTGCATCAGCGCACGTGCGCGCGGATGCGCAGTACTGCCGGCGAGGTCGACGAACGAACCCTCACCGACGACCATCCCGTCATCGATGACCACTGCCCGGGAACACAGGGAAGCGGCCGCCGCGACGTCATGGGTGATGAGCAGGATGCCGGTGCCGGCTTGAGCTGCTGTCCGCAACGCCGAGAGCACGAGCTGCTGTGACACGACGTCGAGGGCCGTCGTCGGTTCATCCGCAACCAGGAACGAGGCACGACAGGCCAGCGCCTGAA
This window contains:
- a CDS encoding ABC transporter permease subunit — its product is MVIGMLPWLSGQSPEYTVLRARYADLEATPESLAMVRAELGLDRGPILVFLDWFAGILTGDFGRSWISTSPVLPGTLTALAVSVTLMICAGVMALLIAGLFALPALLRGSRGERRRGAGLLATTATSLPDFLLASLFLVIGAVWLGWFPPSGWLGLHYAVLPSLALGLPAGGLMGKLLADAISSAGDEQWVSAWLSAGFTRRQVAVGLLRRALPTVSSQAALVVVGLTGGAVAVERVFAIPGIGRATLGAATSQDIPVLQAGVLALLVLAITAGIAAALIRKALLGPAGRLGVIPVAVVPPVFHRRDVAVPLGAATLLGLITVAGVLRDPFASAHPRLASPSWALPFGADASGRDLLARVGHGTVTTVGTALVVVLVSLLIGVLIGSLPRLGTGPLEVANAAPPVITGIIVAAISGASIGGAALAVALVSWAPLAAHTSALTLQARSLPFVTVLPVLGVGRARILLRHILPPIIGPLVRHAMLRLPGTALALAALGFLGLGANPPSPDWGLVLAEGMAYVERAPWTVLAPASALVLASVLAVSTSGLTLPATPRRRKRTAIEDGAPVAA
- a CDS encoding MFS transporter, with translation MSLLLPTQLVFNIGFYAVVPFLALVMSEDLGLGAAAVGLVLGARTFSQQGMFLLGGVIADRWGSRRSILTGCVIRAAGYFGLAASDSFWPFLLSAVLTGVGGAFFSPAIEGLVGTLDRARTSATTTDSGGQGTPPHNVFAWLVLIGEIGAVAGPLIGLGLLPFGFPVVAASAGGLFLAVGATLWVLLPHHAGSTGNGGEPEPEPDTSGMRGAFACLEDRRFVLFAALFGVNLLAYNQLYFALPLELGQGDSGVGSLAILFAIASVLTIALQLPMSALATRLGPTAALRTGFICIAAGFASIILLGRTGLHLLPGLPVLTGPVALVTLLGLGHMLVGPAGMRQVHRFAGHQPLGAYYGLLASCGGIAVLTGNGLTGVLRDTLGSTCSWVLLILLALVSATLLPRFLPATSVHPAPPGRPARPVLPPVLPSVPDQKVQS
- a CDS encoding ABC transporter substrate-binding protein, whose product is MTHRPSLALVAVSTISCLALSGCFSTGPSESTAATEETDDGRISIVHMQPPRSGLTPLSDDAFKLSRWSAAETLVILDDLGEAQPSLASEWEQTAPTEWTFTVRDGVSFHDGTPLTAEDVARSLTAAAGASPTPRILDGVDLTAAATEEMTVTVTTAVEDPLVPQRMSSPQLSILAAGAYDGDTVDARGTGTGPFVLTALDGTSSATLDRNEDYWGELAASSGIDVQFVPDGTARAAALRAGTADVVESIPVSQVAQIDEDLVFEVPMPRTNTLYLNTESGPFADPAVRAAAREAIDRATIVANVYEGRADIAERLLGPALPWAAEERDAGYQGILEHRPEPAAVDGVRISLGTFTDRAELPEVAVHLEQQLEAAGFVVEQDVREYQFIEADALDGAFDAFILSRATVLDSGDPVAYMYSDFACEGSFNISQFCDPAVDEALQKAAAIPAGAERRKAIIAAEAEILARDAAIPMLHERVIQGEAAGVDGAARDPRERSLVTGDTRVEQ
- a CDS encoding ABC transporter ATP-binding protein, which translates into the protein MTSTPTATLTARDLRLSLSRPGRAFRRSAATEVLHGVSLQVSGGSSVGLVGGSGSGKSTLLRTLLALETPDSGSVTLQDQAIRPGSLTSLRWYRQQVQYVPQDPASSLDPRMTVDQLLREPLVCLGVDGHHSTRIRDALSRVELPAAASGKRPSELSGGQNQRVAIARALVVSPMIILADEPVSGLDLPLRNQVLDVLQMLISDQGMGLLFVSHDLDAIAAVCARTAVLADGRIVEEGPTEQILDDPQHEATRELNAARLLPGAVDR